In Nocardia asteroides, the following proteins share a genomic window:
- a CDS encoding HAMP domain-containing sensor histidine kinase, whose product MTATDATPTLLDRVADRLPRPLDPLRSIKLKLAVLMVCSGAVAFAYFWFRIGWLPTFTTLTAMIIALVTSQFLAHGITRPLREMTAAARRMAHGDYSFRVRATSRDEVGQLATAFNQMAADLAAADRQRRDLIANVSHELRTPVTALHAVLENIVDGVSDPDPATLRTALAQTERLGLLVSELLDLSSIEAGAFTLDREHCPVAPLLAEVIAEAEVMTAALGRGVRFTTAIDPAAATVFADRARLHQVLFNLLDNAARHGPAGGEVRVHAHATPHATVLEIADDGPGIPEADRATVFDRFTRGGRTDGGGTGLGLAIARWVVDLHGGTIAVAGPGSRIRVVLPTD is encoded by the coding sequence CCCGACCCTGCTGGACCGGGTCGCCGACCGGCTGCCGCGGCCACTGGACCCGCTGCGCTCGATCAAGCTGAAACTGGCTGTGCTGATGGTGTGTTCGGGCGCGGTCGCGTTCGCCTACTTCTGGTTCCGGATCGGCTGGCTGCCGACCTTCACCACTCTCACCGCCATGATCATCGCGCTGGTGACCTCGCAGTTCCTCGCGCACGGCATCACCAGGCCGCTGCGGGAGATGACCGCGGCGGCGCGGCGGATGGCGCACGGCGACTACAGCTTCCGGGTGCGAGCCACCTCGCGCGACGAGGTGGGTCAGCTCGCGACGGCGTTCAACCAGATGGCGGCCGACCTGGCCGCCGCCGACCGGCAGCGCCGCGATCTCATCGCCAATGTCTCGCACGAGCTGCGGACGCCGGTGACGGCGTTGCACGCGGTGCTGGAGAACATCGTCGACGGGGTGAGCGACCCCGATCCGGCGACTCTGCGGACGGCGCTGGCGCAGACCGAACGGCTGGGTCTACTCGTCTCCGAACTGCTCGACCTGTCCAGCATCGAGGCGGGCGCATTCACCCTCGATCGCGAACACTGTCCTGTCGCCCCGCTGCTGGCGGAGGTGATCGCCGAAGCCGAGGTGATGACGGCCGCGCTCGGCCGTGGCGTCCGCTTCACGACCGCGATCGACCCGGCGGCCGCCACGGTGTTCGCCGACCGCGCCCGCCTGCACCAGGTGCTGTTCAACCTGCTCGACAACGCGGCCCGGCACGGTCCCGCCGGCGGCGAGGTGCGCGTCCACGCGCACGCGACGCCGCACGCGACCGTCCTCGAGATCGCCGACGACGGCCCCGGCATTCCGGAGGCCGACCGCGCCACCGTCTTCGACCGATTCACCCGGGGCGGCCGCACCGACGGCGGCGGCACCGGCCTCGGCCTCGCCATCGCCCGCTGGGTGGTCGACCTGCACGGCGGCACCATCGCCGTCGCCGGCCCCGGCTCCCGCATCCGCGTCGTCCTTCCCACGGACTGA
- a CDS encoding DUF4153 domain-containing protein, with product MNAAAGQSESAAEAERPATVRDRVWWAAAALVLLGVGTFRAAGWLFVLCVLAAGVAGSLAVLGRATRRGLLHDVAAVPVAVFGAVPWAFAGLRPGKAADSSTVRRYGASVAVTAALLVVFVPLLGGADATFAELLSGLVPSVDAATAWQWILLFGVVAAGALGALYLLAGPPAPATAVARPARTWARGEWMLPVGALTVLFAAFVGAQFVALFGGDDYVQRTAGLTYAEYARSGFWQLSAVSILTLAVILAVLRWAAQDSAADRRWLRILLSAVSVLALVIVGSALARMWTYQQAYGFTVLRLLVEVCELWVGLVYVLVLVAIARLRWSWVPRAAVGTALATLVALALLNPEHLVAERNVDRWEHGKRLDTGYLSRLSPDILPALTGLPPELRLEIEEPIHAELDDDAWWSWNLSRSAAR from the coding sequence GTGAATGCTGCTGCGGGACAAAGCGAGTCCGCGGCCGAGGCCGAGCGCCCCGCCACCGTGCGGGATCGGGTGTGGTGGGCGGCGGCCGCGCTGGTCCTGCTCGGGGTGGGGACGTTCCGGGCGGCCGGGTGGTTGTTCGTGTTGTGTGTGCTGGCGGCCGGGGTGGCCGGGTCGCTGGCGGTGCTGGGGCGGGCGACGCGGCGGGGATTGCTGCACGATGTGGCGGCGGTGCCGGTGGCGGTGTTCGGTGCGGTGCCATGGGCGTTCGCGGGGCTGCGGCCGGGCAAGGCGGCGGATTCGTCGACGGTGCGCCGCTACGGGGCGTCGGTGGCGGTGACGGCGGCGCTGCTGGTGGTGTTCGTGCCGCTGCTGGGTGGGGCGGACGCCACGTTCGCCGAATTGCTGAGCGGGTTGGTGCCCTCGGTGGACGCGGCGACGGCCTGGCAGTGGATCCTGCTGTTCGGGGTGGTCGCGGCGGGCGCGCTCGGCGCGCTGTATCTGCTGGCCGGGCCACCGGCGCCCGCCACCGCCGTCGCCCGTCCGGCGCGGACCTGGGCGCGCGGTGAGTGGATGCTGCCGGTCGGCGCGCTGACCGTGCTGTTCGCCGCGTTCGTCGGCGCCCAGTTCGTCGCCCTGTTCGGCGGCGACGACTACGTGCAGCGCACCGCGGGCCTGACCTACGCGGAGTACGCGCGCAGCGGTTTCTGGCAGCTGTCGGCGGTGAGCATCCTGACCCTGGCGGTGATCCTCGCGGTGCTGCGCTGGGCCGCCCAGGACAGCGCGGCCGACCGGCGCTGGTTGCGGATCCTGCTCTCGGCGGTGAGCGTGCTGGCCCTGGTGATCGTCGGGTCGGCGCTGGCCCGGATGTGGACCTACCAGCAGGCCTACGGGTTCACCGTGCTGCGGCTGCTGGTGGAGGTGTGCGAGCTGTGGGTGGGCCTGGTGTACGTGCTGGTGCTGGTCGCCATCGCCCGGTTGCGGTGGAGCTGGGTGCCGCGCGCCGCGGTCGGCACCGCGCTGGCGACGCTGGTCGCGCTGGCGCTGCTGAATCCGGAACACCTTGTCGCCGAACGCAATGTCGATCGCTGGGAGCACGGCAAGCGGCTCGACACCGGGTACCTGAGCCGGTTGTCGCCCGACATCCTGCCCGCGCTGACCGGCCTGCCACCC